One Williamsia phyllosphaerae genomic window, CCATCGGCGCGCCGGTCAACGACCTCCTACTGGACATGAAGCACGCCGCGGCGGGTCAGTCGTTTCTCGAGTGGGTGCGATTCCAGCGGGCCGCGGAGTTGCACACGCAACTCGTGGCGCCGGACGAGGCGAACGACAAGCGCCGGTTGGATGTGTTGTCGCGGTGCGCGACCCGGATCGCGGTCGTGCACGCGATCCCGCAGGCCACCGCGGAACGCCTGCTGGACACCTCGATCGCATTGCGGGACCGGCTGCCGGGGGTGAGCGACTGCCTGCGGGACGGACTGATCACGGCCCAACAGGTCAGGACGATCGTCGAACGCACCGATCTCGTCCTCGACCCGGACCTGCAGTCGTTGGTCGATGCCGACATCGCCGCAACACTGCGCCGAGGCGGATCGTGGTCGACGCCCCGCATGCGCGACATGATCGACCGGATCGTGTTCCGCGTCGACCCGGCCGCCGTTCGAGCTCGACGGGCACGGGCCCGCGATGCCCGTGGGTACTGGTTCGAACGCGGCGAGGACGGCATGGCGACGATCAACTCGTCGATGACGGCCGAGAACGCCATCGCCATGACGCGACGGATCGCGCAATTGGCCTCGTGCGTGTGTCGTGACGACCCACGGACGAAACAGGCCCTTGGCAGTGACGCCCTGTTCTGCCTCGCGATGGGCGTCGCCTGGGAATGCCAGTGCGGCGGCGACCACTGCGAAGCACCCACCGTGCCCGAGCCGAGTGCGCCCGCACCGAGGGACATTCCGGGCGCCTCGGGGACGACCACCGTCATCCACGTCCTGTGCGACCTCGAGACCGCGGCCGGCGACGGAGAGCACCCCGGGTTCCTCGATGGCTACGGCGTCGTGTCGGCAGACCATGTGCAGGAAATGCTGTCGGAGCCCGGGACGAAGATCCGGCCGATCGGCGCCGACGATGCACCCCTCCCGTCGACTCAACCCAGCGATCCGTACCGTCCGTCGACCGCCCTGGACACCGTCATCCGCGCTCGTGGTCTGTACTGCGACATCCCCGGCTGCAACCAACCGGCGTGGCGCTGCGACCTCGACCACACCGACGAGTACGACCACGAGAACCCGGAGCGCGGTGGCCAGACCACTCCCGCCGGACTGGGCCCCAAGTGCCGGTTCCACCACAACATGAAGACGTTCAGCGACTTCCTCGACACCCTGGTCATCGGCGATGACGGTCGCGCGGAGACCAGCATCATCACCCCCGAGGGGCTGATCGTGCCCGGGCCGGCGTTCACCGGCGACGACCTGTTCCCGTCGCTGCGCGACATCCGATTCGAACAACCCACCCACGCTCCGCCGCCCACGGACGACGAACCGGATCGTGAACCCACCAGACGCCGAACCCGCCTGGAGGAGAAGCACGCCCGCCGACGAAACGCACGCGTCGCCAACCAGCAGGCGATCGACGACGCGGCAGCGGTAGCCGAGACAGCCGCAGCCGAGTTCGAGACGAAGGCGGCAGACGACCCGCACGGCATCCACGACCTCGGACGAGTCGCCTCGTCCGAGACCCGCCCCGCCGACTACGGGTTCGACGACGACAGCGAACCGCCCTTCTGAGCGGTACGCGAAACCGGGCGGTCGTTACTCGCCGATGAGGCTCTTCGCGCGCCCGACGATCAGCGGATCCGGGGTGGCGACGATGGAGTCGTCCTTGCCGTCGTAGGCGAACAGACTCAGCACGTGGCGCATGGCGTTGACGCGCGCACGCTTCTTGTCGTTGCTCTTGACCACCGTCCACGGGGCGAAGTCGGTGTCGGTGTGGGAGAACATCTCTTCCTTGGCGGCGGTGTACTTGTCCCACTTGTCCAGCGAGGCCAGATCCATCGGCGACAACTTCCACTGCCGCACCGGGTCGACCTGCCGGATCGCGAACCGGGTGCGCTGCTCCAGGGCGGTGACCGAGAACCAGAACTTCACGAGGTGGATGCCGTCGTCGATCAGCATCTTCTCGAAGAGTGGGACCTGGCGGACGAAACGCTCGTGCTCGGCATCGGTGCAGAAACCCATCACCCGTTCGACGCCGGTGCGGTTGTACCAGGAGCGGTCGAGCAGGACGAGCTCCCCCGCGGCGGGCAGATGCTTGACGTAGCGCTGGAAGTACCACTGGGTGGACTCCCGCTCAGACGGCTTCTCCAGCGCGACGACCCGCGCACCACGCGGATTGAGGTGCTCCATGAACCGCTTGATCGTGCCGCCCTTACCCGCGGCGTCGCGCCCCTCGAACAGCAGGACGACCCGCGCGCCGGTCTCCTTCGTCCAGTTCTGCAGTTTGAGCAGCTCGATCTGCAGGAGCCGCTTCTCCATCTCGTAGTCGGCGCGCGACATGCGCTCGTCGTACGGGTAGTCCTCGCGCCACGTGTCGACCACCGCGTGGTCGGACTTGAGGATCAGCCGGGGATCGTCGTCGTCGGTGTCGTCGACGGAGAACCCCGACGTGTCCGCCAGGTCGACGATGTCGGCGAGCTGCTCGCGACCGATGGACGTGCTGAGATCGACGATGTCGGTGACGGGCGCCAGGTAATGATCCTTGAGTTCACTCACTGCTACACGCTAGATCGTCGGCGGTACGGACACATGGCCTGCAGGTGAACGAACGGGACCCAACCCAATCGATCGAGGGCGGGGTCAGCGCACGTTGGTGAAGTACGTCCGACCGGTACCGAAGCAGTAGGTGCCCGTGGTGGTGTCGTAAGCCGCGGCCGCACCACCCGAGCAGCGCACGCCGCCGGCGCCGGAGAACGCGTTGCCGCCGATGCCGGCCACGGCGATCGAGGTGCCGCCGAGGCGTGCCTGCGAGACCGCGAGCCCGCCCGGTCCGGTGGTGACCGAGTAGCTCGTGCCACCGGAATCAGCGCCGGAGAGCGCACTGGACTTCGGCGCGGTGTTGTACGAGTTGGCCCGACCGTTGCGCTGCGCCGAGGCGACGGCGGTGCCGACACCACTGCGGTCCTCGGCGTGCGCACGGCTCGGGGTCAGCGCCCTCGCGCCGCAGCCGCCGGTGCCGACAACGCGGTTGACCTGCTGGCCGTTGACCGCATCGCAGACGAGCGGGGCGGCCGACGCGCCGCCCGCGCCGATCAACGAGGTGAGGGCCACCGCGGAGGACCCGATGAAGGCCACTGCGACGCCGCGTAGAGCGGACCGACGATCAACACGAAACATGGTGCACCTCAAATGATTTTCTCTTCGCAGCGAGCAGGCAGGCAACTATTTCGTCTGCCGAATGATCGCTAGCGTACTACCAGCGACAGCGGTTTCGATCGCAACACGTGCAACGGTCCGATCACGAACTCCCGCGCCACCGTGCGGCGCTAGGAACTGCGGCGCTTCGCCTCGGCGATGAGTCCCTTTTTCGCGGTGTCGACCGCCTTCTTCTGGGCCTGCTTGACGATCATCCCGGGGAGCTTGATCTTCAGGTCGGCCTCGAGCTCAAAGGCGACATGCGCACCGCCGTTCTTCTCGGTGACGGTGTACTTGCCCTTCTGCGACGACAGCTGATCGGCCTCCACCAGTTCCCAGGAGCACGAGTTGTCGGTCCAGGTGTAGTCGAGCACCTCGTTGTCGGTCAGTCCGGCCATGCTGACGGCGACCTTGACGCGCTTCGGAGAACCGTCGGAATGCGTCTCGACGATCTCGGCACTCTTGTGCGGTCCCGACCAGTCGGGCAGCGCCTCCACATCGAGCAAGATCTCCATGATCACCGACGGCGCGACGTCGACATCGAATTCGGTTTCTCCACTGACAGCCATGCCGCGAAGTTACCCGACGGTCGCAGCGTCCCGTGACGCTATTCGCGCTCTTCCAACCGCAGCGACCTATTCGCGCTCTTCGAGACGCAGCGGCCAGGCCTCGTCCGGGATCTCGTGGATCGAACACGGTCGATCCGCCGCGGTGAACCACCCGCGGAAGTGCATGATCTCCCCCAGCGTCACGTTGCGGACGGTCGCGTCGAGCCGGAACCGCTGCGCGTCGTCGTCCCACTCCTCCACGTAGCGCATGGACGTCGCGAACAACCCGCGCATGCCCATGCGGAGTCCGCGGCTGAGCATCCGCATCGGCTCGCTCTCCAGGATCAACGATCCCCCCGGCCCGACGCGCGGGGTGAGCGGGATCAACAGATCCGGACCGTCGCCGAAGTAGTCGATCAGACCGGTGGAGCCGTTCACCAGCAACGAGTGCAGACGCTGCTCGCCGTTGGAGTACGCGAAGCGTCGGATGACGG contains:
- a CDS encoding DUF6764 family protein encodes the protein MFRVDRRSALRGVAVAFIGSSAVALTSLIGAGGASAAPLVCDAVNGQQVNRVVGTGGCGARALTPSRAHAEDRSGVGTAVASAQRNGRANSYNTAPKSSALSGADSGGTSYSVTTGPGGLAVSQARLGGTSIAVAGIGGNAFSGAGGVRCSGGAAAAYDTTTGTYCFGTGRTYFTNVR
- a CDS encoding SRPBCC family protein — translated: MAVSGETEFDVDVAPSVIMEILLDVEALPDWSGPHKSAEIVETHSDGSPKRVKVAVSMAGLTDNEVLDYTWTDNSCSWELVEADQLSSQKGKYTVTEKNGGAHVAFELEADLKIKLPGMIVKQAQKKAVDTAKKGLIAEAKRRSS
- the ppk2 gene encoding polyphosphate kinase 2: MSELKDHYLAPVTDIVDLSTSIGREQLADIVDLADTSGFSVDDTDDDDPRLILKSDHAVVDTWREDYPYDERMSRADYEMEKRLLQIELLKLQNWTKETGARVVLLFEGRDAAGKGGTIKRFMEHLNPRGARVVALEKPSERESTQWYFQRYVKHLPAAGELVLLDRSWYNRTGVERVMGFCTDAEHERFVRQVPLFEKMLIDDGIHLVKFWFSVTALEQRTRFAIRQVDPVRQWKLSPMDLASLDKWDKYTAAKEEMFSHTDTDFAPWTVVKSNDKKRARVNAMRHVLSLFAYDGKDDSIVATPDPLIVGRAKSLIGE
- a CDS encoding DUF4166 domain-containing protein; its protein translation is MTPVYRAALGSDFEKLHPNVQWRYGVDSTSGVAQMTSGMVESVFCTSKLTPPVLRFFRKRNVMPTTTSRLVPFFMDNYCYRDERGRECLAVIRRFAYSNGEQRLHSLLVNGSTGLIDYFGDGPDLLIPLTPRVGPGGSLILESEPMRMLSRGLRMGMRGLFATSMRYVEEWDDDAQRFRLDATVRNVTLGEIMHFRGWFTAADRPCSIHEIPDEAWPLRLEERE
- a CDS encoding HNH endonuclease signature motif containing protein, translating into MIECPSTEERTDARGESGPTSGKPSWSGVPAAAVGLLADPIGAPVNDLLLDMKHAAAGQSFLEWVRFQRAAELHTQLVAPDEANDKRRLDVLSRCATRIAVVHAIPQATAERLLDTSIALRDRLPGVSDCLRDGLITAQQVRTIVERTDLVLDPDLQSLVDADIAATLRRGGSWSTPRMRDMIDRIVFRVDPAAVRARRARARDARGYWFERGEDGMATINSSMTAENAIAMTRRIAQLASCVCRDDPRTKQALGSDALFCLAMGVAWECQCGGDHCEAPTVPEPSAPAPRDIPGASGTTTVIHVLCDLETAAGDGEHPGFLDGYGVVSADHVQEMLSEPGTKIRPIGADDAPLPSTQPSDPYRPSTALDTVIRARGLYCDIPGCNQPAWRCDLDHTDEYDHENPERGGQTTPAGLGPKCRFHHNMKTFSDFLDTLVIGDDGRAETSIITPEGLIVPGPAFTGDDLFPSLRDIRFEQPTHAPPPTDDEPDREPTRRRTRLEEKHARRRNARVANQQAIDDAAAVAETAAAEFETKAADDPHGIHDLGRVASSETRPADYGFDDDSEPPF